The Deltaproteobacteria bacterium DNA window CTGCTCAGCTTCTTTTGGCCGGTGAGGTAGATCTCTTCCCGACCATTGTGATTCAGATCTGCCACAGACACCCAGACAAGCCGCCTGAACTTGGCCACAGGTAGTTCAGCCATTGGCACGAGCCTTCCCTGTGAATAGGCATAGATATAAACAGCATGCCGGCTAATGGCTGCCAGCTTATAAGAGCCGTCGCCAAGCAAGTCGCCGCCGGCCATACTTACTGGGGCATAGCCCAGCACTTGACTCTGCCATGGAGTTGCCTGGGGTGCCAGTGGAGCTATTGCTGATGCCTGGGGACTAATTTTGCTGCTTACCGGTTTTTCCTGGATCAGCTGCTGCTTGATAGAGGCCAGTTTCTCAGCCGGAGCCATATGCTGCGGCTGCGGTGGGGCTTGAAGCTGGCCAGGTTCGGCCTTTGCTCTTTGCTGTTGAGCTTGTGCTGGCGGAGACGCTGGTGAAGAAGCTATGGCTGGAGGTGGCGGCGGTGCCGGAGTCAAAACTTTCGGGCTAACTGCGGCCTGAGATGAAATAGCGGCGAAACCCTTGGCGCTAATATTATCAGCCACCTGACTGAACCTGGAAAGAAGACTGTCCCTGTCTTCAACGATGGCAGAGAGAGTATAAGGTGGTGTACCCGGATCTCTGCCATAGACCTTAAAGTCAATGCTGCCGCCCTGGCCAAAGAAGGTGAGGCTGCCAGAGACGAGGTAAGCCGCATCCACCTTGGCCAGCAGCTCCCTAGCTGTTGTTTCGTTCAGATTTTTTCTGAAGCGTTTAAAGGCCTTCAGCAGTGTATTGGCATCCACGATCTCCACATTGCGGTTGGCCGCAATGCGAGAGGTGAGCATATCCATGAGGCCGGCTTGCAGGTAGCTCATATCTTCTGGCGCATGAATTTGCACCGGAAGAATAGCGACTCGAAGCCGTTCAGCTGCCCCAGATGGCGCCTGCGGACCGAAGAGCAGGAGCAAGAGGGCAGCAGAGAGGAGGATGGTCAACTTGTGGTGAAGCTTCGGACTGCCTGGGAGTCGCTGGAACACAGAGACGAGCTTGCTGCTAGAGAGTCTGTTGCGCATGGTCTTCCTTCTTTCTCAGGTATGACAGTGTCAATGATGCTACTTGTGGCTCGGCGAAGAGTTTTCACTGGCCATATATACAACATTAGCAAACGGCTATTTTGCTCGTCAAGCGCTGCGCTGCTGTGAGGAACTCCCGAACATCTACCAGCATGGCGCCTGTAGTGGTGCGCCTTTGCCCATGTGCACCGCAGTGAATATCAGTTCGTCTCGACATCTTCGTGCTGGTGCCGGGCGCACACAGGGGGCTGTGGCCCAGTCGCTGCTGCAACCGCTGACCCCATGGGGTCATTGGCAAAGAGTAGTTTTTTGATGCTGTAATCTTTGAGAGCCTCCTCAACGGCACGATCTATGCGGTCGACAATGCGCTCAACGGCCTCTTCAGCAACCAGAGTTTGCAAGTGAGAGTATGAGTTCTCTCCTCCTGCAGCAGCAGCGTCGAGCACATCTTTGAGCCCCACGGTCTCCAGAGGCTGGGCAGGGAGGTAACAGCAGGGTTCGCTCCCCGTCTGAGTCAAGAGGCCGTGTTCTTGCAGGGATTCGAGGATAGATTCCACGGCTGCAGTTGTCAAAGAGAGGTGGCTGGCGAGTTGGTCAGCGGTCCATGGAGACTTGCGCTCATAGTAGTTTCGGGCAATCAACAGCATTATCAATAAAGAGAGCTTCTGTTGCAAACGAGGACTCAGTTTGATCTCCCCATGGTAGGGTGACAAGGACTCCGGGTGCTGGTGATAGAAGGCAACCGCTGCACCTACCAGAAGGATCAGCCAGCTCAAATAGAGCCAGATCATAAACATAATGAGAATGGCGAAGCCCGAGTAGATTGCAGTGTATTTTGTAGACTTGACAACAAACGAAGCAAACAACCAGCCTGTACCCTGCCACAACACGCCAGCTGTTACAGCGCCGACAATGGCAGAGCGCAAACGCACTTTGGTGTTCGGTACAAATAAATAGACGAAGGTAAAGGCAGCAATGATAAATAAATAAGGAAGCAGTTCAGTCGAGGTGACCAGCAAAGTACCCAGAGGTTCAATGGTCATCAGTTTGCGAACAATGGTTGTAGACATGAAAGAAGCGGTGAGGCCAATGGCGGCGAACACCAGCAGAGGGCCAATGGCAATAACACTCAAATAGTCGCTGAAGCGTTGCAGCATTGAGCGCGTCTTTTTTACCCGCCAGGTGTGGTTGAAAGCGCGTTCAATTTTCTGAATCAGAGAAATAACGGTGTAAATAAGCAGTGCCAGCCCAAGAGAGCCGAGCACACCAGCCTTGATATTGTCCACGAAGCCGATTATCCGGTTGCTGATCTCGACGCCTTTTTCTCCCAGTGGCTTCAGAAAGTTGAGGAGCAGAGGTTCGATCTGGTTGTGCACGCCAAAGCCTTTCAGGATGGCAAAGCTTACAGCTAGCAGGGGCACCAGGGCCAGCAGCGTGGTGTACACCAGACTCATGGCTCTCAGGGTAATCTGGCCTTCGAGGATATCCCGGGCCACCACGTAGCCCAGGCGGCATATCTTGAGCAGCCTTGAGTGCCACCAGGGAAGAGTGTCCAGGTCTGCGCTCCAGAGGAGCCGCTGAGCTCTTTTTGACAACTGCTCGGCAAGCACCATTCATTCTCGAAGAGTGTGGTTTAGAAAATTTAATCTTTTCAATAAGTGCTTTGTAATCCATTGCCAAAGCCCTTTCAAGCCTTTTCTCTTCACAGAGGCTGCTTGAGTAACGTCTGAGGTTTCCAGCAATTTTTTCCTGTACCCCCGGCGCCTCTCTGCTGGCTGTGGAAAATACCTTGCTGCTACTATGACTTGTCTTTCAGATTCAATTAACATCTGAGATGTGCTAGAGAGTAAATTGCCCCAAGATTCAGCAAAATCTATCCGCATAGAAAATCTGGGAGTACAGCATGATGATAACCGAGAGACCCCTCTTTTCCTGGGCGCTGAAATATAATCGTGGGCTTCAGGGGCTACTTGTCTTGCTTATTGTGGTGGCGGTGTTCTTACGTGTCTTGCCCCTGGAAATGCAGAAGCGCATAGTCAACACTGCCATTGGCCTGGAGGATCTTCACGCCCTTTTCATATACTGCGGCTTTTACCTGGCGGCAGTGGTACTGGCAGGATTGCTGAAATATGTAATCAATGTACTGCAAGGCTATATTGGTCAAAAAGTGCTTTTCGAAATGCGCACCCAACTATACGATCACATTCTCCAGCTGCCACTTCCCTTTTTTCGCAAAACACCGGCTGGCATGGTGATCAGTTCGCTAACTTCAGAGCTTGCCTCGGTGGGTGTCTTTCTGGGAAGTGCCCTGGCCGTGCCAATAATCAATGGGCTTACCCTTCTTGCCTTTGCCGGCTATATGCTGCACCTCAATCCTCTGCTGGCAGTGGTGAGCCTGTCAATCTATCCGCTGGAGATTCTAGTGATCCCAGTGCTGCAGAAACGTTTCAATGAACTAAATCGCGACCGCGTGGATACAACCAGACTATTCAGCAATGTGATCGGTGAAGCTGTCTCCGGCATCCACGAGGTTCACGGCAATGGCAGTTACCCGATTGAGAACGAGAAATTTGGCCGCCAGGCAGCCAGACTCTTCAATCTACGGCACCGGATGAACATCTACAAGTTTGGCATCAAGTTCACCAACAACTTTTTCCAGAATATGGGCCCTTTCATTCTTTTCCTGCTCGGTGGTTACCTCGCCATCGAAGGACGCTTTGACCTTGGCGCCCTGGTGGCGTTTCTCTCTGCCTATGAAAAGCTCTATGATCCATGGAAGGAGCTCATGGATTACTATCAGGCCTTTCAGGACAGCCGGGTGCGATATCGCCGTGTTATGGAGTACTTCGAGGGACGACCCGAATTTGTTCTGAAGCCGACAGGCCGCAAGCCCTATGAACTCCAGGGCGCCATAGAGGTGCAAGATCTCAGTTACCTGGTAGACGAAAACACCACACTGCTGGAAGGAGTTTCCCTGTCCGTGCAGCCGGGAGAACAGCTGGCAGTAGTGGGATTTTCTGGCAGCGGCAAGAGCACCCTGGCCATGATCCTTGGGCAACTCTATTCGTACCATCGCGGGCACGTGCTCATTGACGGCACAGAACTGAAGGGGCTGAGCAAACTGGATGTGAATGAGAACGTGGGCTACATCAGCCAGTTTCCCTTTATTTTCGAAGGCACCATCCGCGAGAATCTTCTTTATGGCTGCCAGGCACTCGTGCTGGCAGAAGCGGGGAGCGCCAGGGCACTGCCTGATTATAATAGGGTGCTGGAACTCGTCCATCAGGTGGGCCTTGCTGATGATGTGCTGCGCTTTGGGCTCAACACCGTATTGTCCCATGAGTATGATCGGGACCTGGTGAGCCGTCTCATCAAAGTACGGCTCCTGTTTCACCAGCGCTGGGCTGAGGCGCTGGCCCAGCAGGTGGAATTTTTTGATCTGCACCAGTATATGCGGGAGTGCAGCGTCCGCCGCAACATTCTTTTTGGAGAGCCCTTGCGAGAAGATTTTGAATTCGAGCGATTACCTACCAATCAGGTTTTTCGGAATTTTCTCTCGGAAGTGGAGCTCATTGAGCCACTGCTAAGCCTCGGTATAAATCTGGCCAAGCAGACAGTGTTACTGCTGCGAGACCTGGGCGATGACGCCTTCTTTTTTGAGGCAAGCCCCATACCCCGAGAACAGCTTCCCAGGTACAGTCAGCTGGTGGATCGGTTGACGCGTGAAGGAAAACAACCGCTCTCATCAGAAGATGAAAGGCTGCTGCTCTTGCTGGCTCTCCATTTTACCCCTGCACGCCATAAAATGGTGGCCCTGTCCGAAGAACTGGAGAAGCGCATTCTGGCAGCGCGCCTGCAGTTTATCGCCAACATTGGCAAGCAGGATCTGAGTAGATGCTACCTGGGCATAGACGGCATGAGCCATCCGGAACTGATGGACCCGGAGAAAAGACAAGCTTCCCCTGATTTTATGTTCTACTGTCCGTTCGAGTTCCTTTATGGGCAGAGTATTCTGAACAATGTACTCTTCGGTCGGGTAAAGCGTGATCAACCGGATGCCCTAGAAGAGGTGCAGCGGCTGGTTGTGCAACTGCTGGAAGAGGAGAACCTTCTGGAGAAGATTCTAGATCTCGGCCTCGACTTCCAGGTGGGCAGCAAGGGAGATCGTCTTTCCGGGGGGCAGAAGCAGAAGATTGCCCTGGCGCGTGGCCTTTTGAAGGACCCCCACATTCTCATACTCGATGAGGCCACAGCGAGCCTGGACAACACTTCGCAGGCGAGAGTCCAGGAATTGCTGAAGACACAACTGCGAGGGAAGACTACGGTGGTTGCTGTGGTCCATCGTCTGGACATGGTGCAAGATTACGACCAGATTGTCCTGTTGAAAACAGGCAAAATAGCAGAAATAGGCACATATAAGGATCTGATGGCCCGCAAAGGAGCATTTTATGAACTCGTTCAAGGAAACTGAGAGTCAAACAAGAGCAGCAGCGGACGGCGAAAAAAGCGAGCTCGAGAAAGACCTGCAGGTGCTGCGCAATGTCCCTGCCTTTTCAGTGGTTCCTCTTGAAACCCTCAGACTCTATGCCTACCTGAGCAGGCGGCTCTGCTATCGCCAGGGAACTTTCTTGTTTCGCCAGGATGAACCTGACTCCAGGGGTTATATTCTGGTTTCTGGCACTGCTCAATTACTCAGAGAATACCCTGATCGCACGGTTGAACTGCAGGTGCTGAAAGAGGGAGATTTCTTTGGAGGTCTGGCTTTGCTGGCGGACATCAGGAGACTGTTTTCAGCCAGGGCTCTTACTACTGTGGAGTGTCTGACCCTGGACCGAGAGAGTTTTCGCAGACTGCTCAAGCAATTTCCGGAGGTGGGGATCAAGGTATTGGAGGTAATGGTCAACCGCGTGGTAAAGATGCAGGCGAGAGTATTGGAGGAATGCAGCAAGTATTCTGAGTACGGCAACATGAGCGTTGATTAACAATAACATTGAATTTCTGGTTGCGCGGGCTGAGCAGTCCAGTGGGTAAAGCTGGGTTGCAAACAAGTTTCTTCCCAGCGGTCACATGAAAAAGGTTAGCTTTATCAGAGGGAATCACTAGGCCACCAGTGATGTGGAAGAGAGGAAACAGGTGGCGCCTTGAAATGTCAGGGTGAGACGCTTTGTAAGACAGTTTCATTTTTTGAAACAACGTAGTGGGAATTTTTGTCGGTAAACTGCGCTTTACTACCCATAACATACTGTATTTCGTAGTAAACTAAATATAGTTCTTGCAGCCCCCTCAGGTGGTATGACTATTGCCCCAGGACAAAGGATCGCGCAAATGAGAGGAGATGTGCATTTTCGTGAAGAGAGACAGGAAGACGACATATAACCAAATACTTTGTGAAGGAGGAGGAAAATGGATGAAGTGTTGAAAAACATGACTCTGGAGTTCTTTGGCACTGGCAGCCATAAAATCTCTGCCGATAAAATGCTGGAAAAAGAAAATGCGGTGTTTCTAGACTTGCGCTCCAGAGAAGAAGCAGAAACGATCTCCATAAGCTTGAAACACCATGCCGGTATTATTGCCAAACACATTCCTATCAATGAACTGAGCCACAGATTGGCAGAGCTGCCCAGGGACAAATTCATTGGTGTGTTTTGTCCGGCAAACGTCCGCTCAACCATGGCATATGTCTATCTTCTCAGCAAGGGGTTCACTCAGGTGCGAATAGTCGAAGGGGGCTATGCAGGACTCACCGAGGCCATACTGCCTGGAAAGGTGTGGACACAGGTGCAGTCGAAAAAAATTGGCTAGTATGTTTGGTCTGCTGCGAGGGAGAACTACACATGTTAAAGCTCATTATAGTTGCAGGAATCATCTTTGTTCTGGCAATAGTCATGACCATGGCAGGCAGAGGCGGCGGCAATTTTTATGTGCTGACATTGGTCCTTGCCGGTGTTCCCATGCATCAGGCTGCCACCACCGGACAGTTCATTCTTTTCATGACTGCCTTTGCAGCCCTTATCATCTTTCAAAAACATAAGGTCGTTTCCTGGCCTCTCGCTCTGTTTATCGGCCCGCTAACGGCCCTGGCTGCTCTGGGCGGCGGTTATCTTTCGCACTGGTTCACTGGCTTTACCTTGAAGCTGATATTTTCTGCAATGCTGGCGCTTGCCGGCATGCTGATGCTCTTTCCAGTGCGGGAGAGGACCGACCAACCAGCGGTGAAGACAAGCCTTGGCCACTGGCGCCTCAAGTCGGCGGGTGAGACCTATCTGGTCAATCTATGGGTGGCGGTGCCCATTATAGTGCTGTCCGGTTTTGGCTCAGGTATGGTTGGGGTCTCAGGGGGATCTTTTCTGGTGCCATTAATGGTACTGGCCTGCCAGGTGCCCATGCGTACTGCTGTTGGTACGGCCTCTTCTTTGATCGGAGCCACAGCCCTGATGGGCTTTCTCGGCCACGCGGCTCAGGGCGACTTTAATCCTAAATGGGCCATACCTTTAGCTGCGGTGACCATAATTGGCGGCATTCTAGGTGGAAAATTCGCCCTCAAGACGAAGCCAAAGAGCCTTAAGATGCTCTTTGCTTATACGACGCTATTGGCCGCTCTTTTTATGTTGGTCAATGCGTTCTATAATAGATAAAAGAAGGCTTGGTTTTTTAGGCTGCAATATATACGGGAAAGGGGTGATTGAGGAAAACAGTGGAATGAATGCAGCTTGTGTGTGGTTGACAGAAAAATCCGTCTCAAACTGAGAGAGGAGGTTTTCCATGTGGCGCCGGGGTTTGATACTCATTGTGACAGCTATGGCAGTTTTGGGTCTGTGCTGCTCAATTGCAGTGGCACAGGAGAAAAGCGTGGTTGAGGAAATCCTGGATGTTCTTCGAAGTCAGGGCCAGATCAGTGAAGAACAATACCATGAACTCCTGCAAAAGGCACAAGCGGAGGAGGCAAAAAGGGGAGAAACTAGGCAAGGGAAAGAGATTGGCAAACAAGAGCCTCATGCGACAAAAGGAGAAGAGACAGCTGCGGCAAAAAAAACAAAGGTAGCGATACCTATGTATGGTTACTGGAAAAATGGCTTGGCTTTCGAGAGTGCCGACCGGAAGTTTACCGCCAAAATCGGTGGCAGAATTAATGTTGACGCAGGTGAGGTTGATACAGATCATGATGTAAAGAAATTTTTTGACAACCAGTTCGGCAGCGGTGTCAATTTCCGCCGAGCACGGCTGTCTTTCGAGGCTACAATCTACCATGACATTATGCTCAAGTCAGAATATGATTTCACTTCCGGGGAGACGAAATTCAAAGACGTTTATGTGGGCATGCGTGGACTTCCCTATGTGGGCACCTTGCGGATCGGCCATCAAAAGGAACCGTTTTCTTTAGAGGAAATAATTAGCGGCAACTACGTGACTTTTATGGAAAGGGCCTTGCCGAACGGTTTTGTTCCTGACCGCAACACGGGCCTGGGTTTGAACAACACAGTGCTTGACCGACGCATGACCTGGGCAGTAGGCGGCTTCAGGGAAACTGATAATCAGGGCAGCGGTCTGGGGAATCCTGAGAACTATAATGTAACTGCCCGGGTAACAGGTTTGCCATGGTACCGAGATAAAGGGTCTAGGCTTTTGCATCTGGGACTTTCATACAGTCACAAGTTCGTGGACAAAGGTGGCACCGTGAGATTCCGTTCGCGTCCTGAAACTCAGCTTACTAGCGAGCGCTTTGTGGACACCGGCAGCATTCTAGCGGACGATGTCGATTTACTGGCGCCTGCAGCAGCAGTGGTTTTTGGTCCACTGTCTTTTCAGGGTGAATACATCTACAGCCATGTGGATCCCAAACAAGGGAGTAGCCTTGATTTCGACGGCTACTACATTTATGGCAGCTATTTTCTTACGGGTGAACATCGTTCTTACAGCACCTCGCATGGAGCCTTCTCGCGAATAAGACCGAAGAAGAATTTTCAGCTCCACGGCGGCGGTTGGGGCGCCTGGGAAGTGGCCTTGCGGTACTCGCACATGGACTTGGATGACGAGGATGTGGAAGGCGGCAAACTGTCAGACATCACAGCCGGGCTCAACTGGTATCTCAACCCGAGTGTTCGGATCATGTTCAACTACATCCACGCCGACCTCGATCATGTGGGCGATACCAACATATATCAGTCAAGATTCCAAATTAATCTTTAGTCTTGACAAGGACTATATGCCATTCTAGCTTTATTCAATAAAGAAGCTATTTGTGGCCGGGGATGAAGGCGTGAGTGAATCGACTTACAGAGTTCGACGAATACTGCTGCCATTGAAATTTTCCCACGTAACCGACAATGCCTTTGCCACGGCATTGCGGCTGGCGAAATGCTGTCAGGCGCGCCTGCATATCCTCCATGTGCTGGATCACCGTTTGCGGCAGCCGGAGATAACAGAGGATGAAATTGCCGAGATAACTAAAGCGGCCGAAAAGGAGTTCCAGGAAAGATACCTGCCGCGTCTCGAAGGTTTCAAGGATTACGCCTTCAACTGCTGGGAGGGTGATCCGGCCATGGAAACAGCCAAGCTGGCCGACAGCATCGGGGCGGATTTTATTGTTGTGGGCTGCCACACCAGGCGCGACAGGCCGTCGCCAACCAGGCTGGGCGAGGTTGCCCTCGCCCTGCTGCAATGGGCCCCCTGCCCGGTCACTGTGGTACCGTGCGAAATTCATCGGTAGGGTGCATTTCCCTCTTCGTTGTGCATATTCAATTTTGTTCTCTAAAGTACTTCTTCTGCCTTGCCAACCAGCCTGAGAGGCCAATTGCCATTCCATACTGCTTCTTCGTGTAAAGTCCATCGTGAACAGATGTTAATTAACACCCATTTACTCCAGTTTTATATAATCCTTTAAAAATCACACAGTTAACTTCCTCTAACAGATCGCATCTGTTCAGGCATATATATTGCTGTTTCTTGGCCAGACAAAATTTCCGAGGCAAGGCACTGCCGTCCAGGCGTGTATCGAACCTACAGAGCAGGAACTCTAAAAAAATGGTGAGGTGATGATTTGTTGGACGAACAAAGTGGAGGAGTTTGCTCGCGAGACTGTCCAAGGGTGGGTACTGGTGCCAAATAGAAGATAAGGAGGAGGGTTCTGGTGAATATTGGCAGGAGGAGTTTTTTCAAGATCATCGGAGCTGCGGCCGGCGTCAAGGCCCTCAATACCCCGGGCGGCGCTCTGGCAGCTGTGCCTCCGAAGCAATCAGCCGAGACCCTGGCATGTCTGGTTGATACCACTGTGTGTGTGGGCTGCCGCAAGTGTGAGGAGGCATGCAATGCAAGGAACAAGCTTGCCAAGCCTGCTGAGTCTTTTGAAGAGATGACCGTGCTCGAGAGTCCCCGCCGTCCAAATGAGAACTCTTACACCGTGGTAAACAAGTACTACCCTCAACACATTGGCTCTCTCACCTGGCGCAAACGGCCTGTCTACGTGAAATTTCAGTGTATGCACTGCAATGATCCATCCTGTGCGTCGGCCTGCATTGTGGGAGCATTGCACAAGGTGCCGCAGGGCCCCGTAGTCTATGACGTGAGCAAGTGCATAGGGTGTCGCTACTGCATGGTCGCCTGTCCATTTCAAATACCAGCATATGAATATCACAATCCCCTTACTCCTGAAGTGAGGAAATGCACTTTCTGCTTTGCACAGGTCAAAGATGGTGGTCTGCCGGCATGCGCCCAGGTGTGTCCCATGGAGGCTATCACCTTTGGCAGGAGATCTGAGCTCTTGCAGCTAGCGCGCTGGAAGATGAAGGAAAATCCTGGCAAGTATGTGGATCACATATATGGAGAGCAGGAGGTGGGCGGAACCTCGTGGCTCTACTTGGCGTCTGAACCCTTTGAAACCATTGGCTTTCCCAGGCTTGGAACCAAGCCGCCGCCGCGTTTGACTGAAACGATCCAGCATGGACTGTTCCGTTATTTTGCAGCGCCCGTAGGGCTGTATGTCTTGCTCGGCGGCATAATGTGGGCCACGGGATTTTATGGCAAGTACAAGGATGAAACCAAAAAGAGCAGTAATTCCTCGGAGCAGCAAGGAGGCGCTTCATGAACTCACATGAAAGGGCCGCGCCAGTGCAAGAGAAGTTCCTCACACCAGGTGTCATGGTAATGCTTGCCTTCATGGCTATGGGATTCGCCTTTGCTATTGCTCGCTTCCTGTACGGTATCGGTGCGGTTTCTAATTTGAACAACCAGTTCCCTTGGGGTATCTGGATCGCAGTGGATGTGGCGTCAGGGGTGGCCCTGGCCGCTGGAGGTTTCACCACAGGCGCCATCGCTTATGTCTTCAACCGGCGTGAGTTTCATGCAGTAATTCGTCCGGCCCTGCTCACTGCCATGTTGGGTTATACATTTGTGGTGCTGGCGCTTTTGGTGGACATTGGGCGCTACTGGAACATTACCAGTCCAATTTTTAACCACAACGGCAATTCGGTCCTCTTCGAAGTGGCTGTTTGCGTGATGATATATTCAAACGTTCTATATATTGAATTTCTTCCTATAGTGGTGGAGCGCTTCAAAGGAAAGGTGAATTTGCCGGGGCCCCTGGCCCGGTTCAACCAGGCGGTGGAAGCGCTCCTGGCTTTTGCGGACAGGACCCTCGGCAAGGTCATGTTCCTCTTTATCATTGCCGGCATCGTACTTTCCTGCATGCATCAATCTGGGCTCGGCTCTCTCATGCTGATTGCTCCCTACAAGGTTCACCCCCTGTGGTATACGCCTATCCTGCCGTTGCTGTTTCTTTTGTCAGCCCTGGCTGCAGGCTATCCCATGGTAATCTTCGAGTCCATTATCGTGTCCAAGTCATTTGATCGCCAACCAGAAATGCAGGTGCTCACACCCTTAGCCAGGTATATGCCTGTGCTCATAGGAATTTATCTGGCCGTGAAGATCGGTGATATGTTGGTGCGCGGCACCTACGTCTATCTCTTTGACGGCAGCGTGCAGAGCAATGCCTTCCTTGTAGAGCTGTGGCCCTGCCCTTTGTGCTTCTTCTGTTCAAGAAGATCCGTCATTCGCCTGGCTGGCTCTTTTTTGCTTCCACCATCTATGTTCTAGGAGTGGTGTTGAATCGGATA harbors:
- a CDS encoding VCBS repeat-containing protein; protein product: MRNRLSSSKLVSVFQRLPGSPKLHHKLTILLSAALLLLLFGPQAPSGAAERLRVAILPVQIHAPEDMSYLQAGLMDMLTSRIAANRNVEIVDANTLLKAFKRFRKNLNETTARELLAKVDAAYLVSGSLTFFGQGGSIDFKVYGRDPGTPPYTLSAIVEDRDSLLSRFSQVADNISAKGFAAISSQAAVSPKVLTPAPPPPPAIASSPASPPAQAQQQRAKAEPGQLQAPPQPQHMAPAEKLASIKQQLIQEKPVSSKISPQASAIAPLAPQATPWQSQVLGYAPVSMAGGDLLGDGSYKLAAISRHAVYIYAYSQGRLVPMAELPVAKFRRLVWVSVADLNHNGREEIYLTGQKKLSSIKMIASSYVLEWDGEKFATIVDEVNYYLRAVRIAGEATELWGQKSSDRGALLPEIYSLAWQKGSLQAVGELSFPEGANIFNSIRGGITGQQSIETLVINSKRYLLLYDAYRQLIWRSTESYATTENYLEVEIPAREVPQPSDDIAGESGRFAQFTVEEEGYHFIYLTSSALLTDLDGDGRLEVIVVHNIPGFAQLTGSRQYRKSEILSLTWSGSGMLENWKTGDIEGDISSFQVGDLNGDGIQELILCAKQSAGIKSILGEEKSIILCYNLTAR
- a CDS encoding YihY/virulence factor BrkB family protein, which gives rise to MVLAEQLSKRAQRLLWSADLDTLPWWHSRLLKICRLGYVVARDILEGQITLRAMSLVYTTLLALVPLLAVSFAILKGFGVHNQIEPLLLNFLKPLGEKGVEISNRIIGFVDNIKAGVLGSLGLALLIYTVISLIQKIERAFNHTWRVKKTRSMLQRFSDYLSVIAIGPLLVFAAIGLTASFMSTTIVRKLMTIEPLGTLLVTSTELLPYLFIIAAFTFVYLFVPNTKVRLRSAIVGAVTAGVLWQGTGWLFASFVVKSTKYTAIYSGFAILIMFMIWLYLSWLILLVGAAVAFYHQHPESLSPYHGEIKLSPRLQQKLSLLIMLLIARNYYERKSPWTADQLASHLSLTTAAVESILESLQEHGLLTQTGSEPCCYLPAQPLETVGLKDVLDAAAAGGENSYSHLQTLVAEEAVERIVDRIDRAVEEALKDYSIKKLLFANDPMGSAVAAATGPQPPVCARHQHEDVETN
- a CDS encoding ABC transporter ATP-binding protein/permease, yielding MITERPLFSWALKYNRGLQGLLVLLIVVAVFLRVLPLEMQKRIVNTAIGLEDLHALFIYCGFYLAAVVLAGLLKYVINVLQGYIGQKVLFEMRTQLYDHILQLPLPFFRKTPAGMVISSLTSELASVGVFLGSALAVPIINGLTLLAFAGYMLHLNPLLAVVSLSIYPLEILVIPVLQKRFNELNRDRVDTTRLFSNVIGEAVSGIHEVHGNGSYPIENEKFGRQAARLFNLRHRMNIYKFGIKFTNNFFQNMGPFILFLLGGYLAIEGRFDLGALVAFLSAYEKLYDPWKELMDYYQAFQDSRVRYRRVMEYFEGRPEFVLKPTGRKPYELQGAIEVQDLSYLVDENTTLLEGVSLSVQPGEQLAVVGFSGSGKSTLAMILGQLYSYHRGHVLIDGTELKGLSKLDVNENVGYISQFPFIFEGTIRENLLYGCQALVLAEAGSARALPDYNRVLELVHQVGLADDVLRFGLNTVLSHEYDRDLVSRLIKVRLLFHQRWAEALAQQVEFFDLHQYMRECSVRRNILFGEPLREDFEFERLPTNQVFRNFLSEVELIEPLLSLGINLAKQTVLLLRDLGDDAFFFEASPIPREQLPRYSQLVDRLTREGKQPLSSEDERLLLLLALHFTPARHKMVALSEELEKRILAARLQFIANIGKQDLSRCYLGIDGMSHPELMDPEKRQASPDFMFYCPFEFLYGQSILNNVLFGRVKRDQPDALEEVQRLVVQLLEEENLLEKILDLGLDFQVGSKGDRLSGGQKQKIALARGLLKDPHILILDEATASLDNTSQARVQELLKTQLRGKTTVVAVVHRLDMVQDYDQIVLLKTGKIAEIGTYKDLMARKGAFYELVQGN
- a CDS encoding cyclic nucleotide-binding domain-containing protein, with translation MNSFKETESQTRAAADGEKSELEKDLQVLRNVPAFSVVPLETLRLYAYLSRRLCYRQGTFLFRQDEPDSRGYILVSGTAQLLREYPDRTVELQVLKEGDFFGGLALLADIRRLFSARALTTVECLTLDRESFRRLLKQFPEVGIKVLEVMVNRVVKMQARVLEECSKYSEYGNMSVD
- a CDS encoding rhodanese-like domain-containing protein encodes the protein MDEVLKNMTLEFFGTGSHKISADKMLEKENAVFLDLRSREEAETISISLKHHAGIIAKHIPINELSHRLAELPRDKFIGVFCPANVRSTMAYVYLLSKGFTQVRIVEGGYAGLTEAILPGKVWTQVQSKKIG
- a CDS encoding sulfite exporter TauE/SafE family protein; its protein translation is MLKLIIVAGIIFVLAIVMTMAGRGGGNFYVLTLVLAGVPMHQAATTGQFILFMTAFAALIIFQKHKVVSWPLALFIGPLTALAALGGGYLSHWFTGFTLKLIFSAMLALAGMLMLFPVRERTDQPAVKTSLGHWRLKSAGETYLVNLWVAVPIIVLSGFGSGMVGVSGGSFLVPLMVLACQVPMRTAVGTASSLIGATALMGFLGHAAQGDFNPKWAIPLAAVTIIGGILGGKFALKTKPKSLKMLFAYTTLLAALFMLVNAFYNR
- a CDS encoding porin, encoding MVEEILDVLRSQGQISEEQYHELLQKAQAEEAKRGETRQGKEIGKQEPHATKGEETAAAKKTKVAIPMYGYWKNGLAFESADRKFTAKIGGRINVDAGEVDTDHDVKKFFDNQFGSGVNFRRARLSFEATIYHDIMLKSEYDFTSGETKFKDVYVGMRGLPYVGTLRIGHQKEPFSLEEIISGNYVTFMERALPNGFVPDRNTGLGLNNTVLDRRMTWAVGGFRETDNQGSGLGNPENYNVTARVTGLPWYRDKGSRLLHLGLSYSHKFVDKGGTVRFRSRPETQLTSERFVDTGSILADDVDLLAPAAAVVFGPLSFQGEYIYSHVDPKQGSSLDFDGYYIYGSYFLTGEHRSYSTSHGAFSRIRPKKNFQLHGGGWGAWEVALRYSHMDLDDEDVEGGKLSDITAGLNWYLNPSVRIMFNYIHADLDHVGDTNIYQSRFQINL
- a CDS encoding universal stress protein yields the protein MSESTYRVRRILLPLKFSHVTDNAFATALRLAKCCQARLHILHVLDHRLRQPEITEDEIAEITKAAEKEFQERYLPRLEGFKDYAFNCWEGDPAMETAKLADSIGADFIVVGCHTRRDRPSPTRLGEVALALLQWAPCPVTVVPCEIHR